The following are encoded in a window of Salmo trutta chromosome 9, fSalTru1.1, whole genome shotgun sequence genomic DNA:
- the LOC115199570 gene encoding arabinogalactan protein 1-like, with protein MQAIQALTQAIHASTRTQAIQASMQAIQALTQAIQASTKAMQGPTKANKAVNPAPSRAANPTHRPPTLCRLAVTVIRLHPTNRPSPTRPPLSIWPSLPVSGSAQPIPSSALPGPGSASSPALPGPYHLPVQPYQAPAQPYQPLAQPY; from the coding sequence ATGCAGGCTATCCAGGCCCTAACCCAGGCCATCCATGCCTCAACCCGAACTCAGGCCATCCAGGCCTCAATGCAGGCTATCCAGGCCCTAACCCAGGCCATCCAGGCCTCAACCAAAGCCATGCAGGGCCCAACCAAGGCCAACAAAGCGGTCAATCCAGCCCCTTCCAGAGCGGCTAACCCTACCCACAGGCCCCCTACGCTCTGCAGGCTGGCAGTTACCGTCATCAGGCTCCATCCCACCAACAGGCCAAGCCCTACCAGGCCCCCACTCAGTATCTGGCCCAGCCTACCAGTATCCGGCTCAGCCCAACCAATCCCCAGCTCAGCACTACCAGGCCCCGGCTCAGCTTCCAGTCCAGCGTTGCCAGGCCCATATCACCTACCAGTTCAGCCTTATCAGGCCCCAGCTCAGCCCTACCAGCCTCTGGCTCAGCCATACTAG